A window of Lagopus muta isolate bLagMut1 chromosome 14, bLagMut1 primary, whole genome shotgun sequence contains these coding sequences:
- the SMAD5 gene encoding mothers against decapentaplegic homolog 5 → MTSMASLFSFTSPAVKRLLGWKQGDEEEKWAEKAVDALVKKLKKKKGAMEELEKALSSPGQPSKCVTIPRSLDGRLQVSHRKGLPHVIYCRVWRWPDLQSHHELKPLDICEFPFGSKQKEVCINPYHYKRVESPVLPPVLVPRHSEFNPQHSLLVQFRNLSHNEPHMPHNATFPDSFQQPNSTPFSISPNSPYPPSPASSTYPSSPASSGPSSPFQLPADTPPPAYMPPDDQMGQDNSQSMDTSNTMIPQIMPNISTRDVQPVAYEEPKHWCSIVYYELNNRVGEAFHASSTSVLVDGFTDPSNNKNRFCLGLLSNVNRNSTIENTRRHIGKGVHLYYVGGEVYAECLSDSSIFVQSRNCNYHHGFHPTTVCKIPSGCSLKIFNNQEFAQLLAQSVNHGFEAVYELTKMCTIRMSFVKGWGAEYHRQDVTSTPCWIEIHLHGPLQWLDKVLTQMGSPLNPISSVS, encoded by the exons ATGACGTCAATGGCCAGTTTGTTCTCCTTTACTAGCCCAGCTGTAAAGCGTCTGTTGGGCTGGAAACAAggagatgaagaggaaaaatgggCAGAAAAAGCTGTTGATGCCTTGgtaaaaaagctgaaaaagaagaaaggtgcTATGGAAGAACTGGAGAAAGCTTTGAGCAGTCCAGGACAGCCCAGCAAGTGTGTTACCATCCCTCGTTCTTTAGATGGACGACTTCAGGTTTCTCACAGAAAAGGCCTTCCCCACGTAATTTACTGTCGTGTCTGGCGTTGGCCTGATCTACAAAGCCATCATGAGCTGAAGCCATTGGATATTTGTGAGTTTCCTTTTGGATCTAAACAGAAGGAAGTCTGCATCAATCCTTACCACTATAAGAGGGTGGAGAGCCCAG ttctaCCTCCAGTGTTAGTGCCTAGACACAGTGAATTCAATCCACAGCACAGTCTACTCGTTCAGTTCAGGAACCTAAGCCACAATGAACCACACATGCCACATAATGCGACGTTTCCAGATTCCTTCCAGCAGCCCAACAGCActccattttccatttcaccAAACAGTCCCTATCCACCTtctccagccagcagcacttACCCAAGCTCCCCAGCTAGCTCTGGACCATCTAGTCCATTTCAGCTACCTG CTGATACTCCACCTCCTGCATATATGCCCCCTGATGATCAAATGGGGCAGGATAACTCTCAGTCTATGGACACAAGCAATACAATGATCCCTCAAATCATGCCAAATATATCTACCAGAG atGTTCAGCCTGTTGCCTATGAAGAACCCAAACACTGGTGTTCGATTGTGTATTACGAATTGAACAATCGTGTTGGGGAGGCCTTTCATGCATCTTCTACAAGTGTCTTAGTAGATGGGTTTACAGATCCCTCCAATAATAAAAACAGGTTCTGCTTAGGTTTGCTCTCAAATGTTAATCGCAACTCAACCATTGAGAACACTAGACGACATATTGGGAAAG GAGTTCATCTCTACTATGTTGGTGGGGAAGTCTATGCTGAGTGTTTAAGTGACAGCAGCATATTTGTACAGAGCAGGAACTGCAACTACCACCACGGCTTTCATCCAACAACTGTATGCAAGATTCCTAGTGGATGCAGCCTGAAAATCTTTAACAATCAGGAATTTGCTCAGCTTTTAGCTCAGTCTGTCAACCATGGATTTGAAGCAGTGTATGAGCTCACCAAAATGTGCACCATTCGAATGAGTTTTGTAAAG GGGTGGGGAGCTGAGTATCACCGACAAGATGTCACGAGCACCCCGTGCTGGATAGAAATTCATCTTCATGGGCCCCTCCAGTGGCTGGATAAAGTACTTACACAAATGGGTTCTCCTCTTAATCCCATTTCATCTGTTTCATAG